A genomic segment from Terriglobia bacterium encodes:
- a CDS encoding GNAT family N-acetyltransferase, whose translation MSSDVAMRPARREDAPAIVELFHAGFSPSLVDATIYGCPGVARYVAQQIGVAGGRSDTVFTVAETDGRLAACVELRRRASDVFLNYIAVAGEARGRGVGTAVLRAAIEGWSVGGRCTFSLDVFEENSSAASWYERLGLRDVQRSSLWNVPLRGDEGTAEGWTVSGWPQAEASQREFGFSAFDAVGPDARYTVGRLGSRWFRLTEATALGRDGLRALLRELDPGRRVLAIATGGDDAVATIAGAALLVRSRRMSAELGTVLERLG comes from the coding sequence ATGAGCAGCGACGTGGCCATGCGTCCCGCACGACGGGAGGACGCCCCGGCCATCGTGGAGCTGTTCCACGCCGGGTTCAGTCCCTCGCTCGTCGACGCCACGATCTACGGGTGCCCGGGGGTCGCGCGCTACGTGGCGCAGCAGATCGGCGTCGCCGGCGGCCGATCCGACACGGTCTTCACGGTCGCGGAGACCGACGGGCGACTCGCGGCGTGCGTGGAGCTGCGGCGCCGCGCTTCCGACGTCTTCCTCAACTACATCGCGGTGGCCGGCGAGGCGCGGGGTCGGGGTGTGGGGACCGCGGTCCTGAGGGCTGCGATCGAGGGATGGTCCGTCGGCGGCCGATGCACCTTCAGCCTCGACGTCTTCGAGGAGAACTCCTCGGCGGCGTCCTGGTACGAGAGGCTGGGGCTCCGGGACGTCCAGCGCTCGAGCCTCTGGAACGTGCCGCTCCGTGGCGACGAGGGCACGGCGGAAGGCTGGACGGTGTCGGGATGGCCCCAGGCGGAGGCGAGCCAGCGCGAGTTCGGTTTCTCGGCGTTCGACGCGGTCGGCCCCGACGCGAGGTACACGGTGGGGCGCCTCGGCTCGCGTTGGTTCCGGCTGACCGAAGCGACCGCGCTCGGCCGCGACGGTCTCCGAGCCCTGCTGCGGGAGCTGGACCCGGGGCGGCGCGTTCTCGCCATCGCAACGGGGGGCGACGACGCCGTCGCCACGATCGCGGGGGCCGCGCTGCTGGTTAGGTCCCGCCGGATGAGCGCCGAGCTGGGAACGGTCCTGGAGCGCCTCGGATAG
- a CDS encoding DegT/DnrJ/EryC1/StrS family aminotransferase has translation MIVEKIAVEPERFRRPWFRFANARSAFRAYLEAVARRREGRVLLPAYIGWSPREGSGVFDPIAELGLPFAFYRVDETLSIDVDDLERVLREGAADVLVLIHYFGRVEPGYADAVGLARRHGALVLEDEAHSMLSDLVGGISGRLGDACIFSLHKLLPVGGGGLLVLNPGAAHLAAVVGGSPDGATPWDYDLAAIASRRRDNFRELLRMIEPLRGRLDPLWGDLGDGEIPQTLPVLVRTVPRDRLYAVANEHGFGVVSLYHTLIREIPADRFPASFWLSRRILNLPVHQDMDPERASALATALATYVDDLARG, from the coding sequence ATGATCGTCGAGAAGATCGCCGTCGAGCCGGAGCGCTTTCGCAGACCCTGGTTCCGCTTCGCCAACGCACGCTCCGCGTTCCGCGCCTACCTCGAGGCCGTCGCTCGTCGCCGGGAGGGAAGGGTGCTCCTCCCGGCCTACATCGGGTGGTCGCCGCGCGAGGGCTCGGGGGTCTTCGATCCGATCGCGGAGCTGGGGCTTCCGTTCGCCTTCTACCGGGTCGACGAGACGCTCTCGATCGACGTCGACGATCTCGAGCGCGTCCTCCGGGAAGGCGCGGCGGACGTGCTGGTCCTGATTCACTACTTCGGCCGCGTCGAACCCGGCTACGCGGACGCGGTCGGCCTGGCCCGACGCCACGGCGCGCTGGTGCTCGAGGACGAAGCTCACTCCATGCTGAGCGACCTCGTCGGGGGAATCTCGGGGCGGCTGGGGGACGCGTGCATCTTCTCGCTGCACAAGCTCCTGCCGGTCGGTGGCGGCGGACTGCTCGTGCTGAATCCCGGCGCGGCGCACCTCGCGGCGGTGGTGGGCGGGTCGCCCGATGGGGCAACGCCCTGGGATTACGATCTGGCCGCCATCGCCTCGCGGCGACGCGACAATTTCCGGGAGCTCTTGCGGATGATCGAGCCGCTGCGAGGGAGGCTGGATCCGCTCTGGGGCGACCTCGGCGACGGCGAGATCCCGCAGACACTTCCCGTGCTGGTGAGGACCGTGCCGCGGGACCGGCTGTACGCCGTCGCCAACGAGCACGGGTTCGGCGTGGTGAGCCTCTACCACACCCTGATCCGCGAGATTCCCGCGGACCGGTTCCCGGCTTCATTCTGGCTTTCAAGGCGCATTCTCAATTTGCCGGTCCATCAGGACATGGATCCCGAACGGGCGAGCGCGCTCGCGACCGCGCTCGCGACGTACGTGGACGACCTGGCTCGGGGATGA
- a CDS encoding GNAT family N-acetyltransferase, with protein MRSDRDWSGPRVLDPDDSGDLAEWLRLWSDWPEREVQAHPGYGRLFLSDASERLACLAWQGAEGAVLYPFILRDLSAAQWWSPGEGPTFDIVTPYGYGGPYLLHADDPKALARRFWPELDRWAVRQGVVSEFVRFSLFREALLDYPGETEQKLLNVVRDLRPDPEALWMDFEHKVRKNVKKARRSDVRVEVDPAGARIEDFLRIYRQTLDRRGADPGYYFSPEFFASLHRVLPEQFAYFHAIAGSRVVSTELVLLSASTAYSLLGGTDQDAFELRPNDLLKFEIMLWLRQRGFARFVLGGGYEPDDGIFRYKASFAPGSTLPFVVGKRVLLPDLYERLVDSRRQNERKLGREWSPKLGYFPEYRG; from the coding sequence ATGAGATCGGATCGAGATTGGAGCGGTCCCCGCGTCCTCGACCCGGACGATTCAGGGGATCTCGCGGAGTGGCTTCGGCTGTGGAGCGACTGGCCGGAGCGGGAGGTCCAGGCTCATCCGGGGTACGGGCGGCTGTTCCTTTCGGACGCCTCCGAGCGCCTGGCGTGCCTCGCATGGCAGGGCGCCGAGGGGGCGGTCCTCTACCCGTTCATCCTGCGTGACCTCTCCGCCGCGCAATGGTGGAGCCCGGGCGAGGGACCCACCTTCGATATCGTGACCCCCTACGGTTACGGCGGTCCGTATCTCCTGCACGCCGACGACCCGAAAGCGCTCGCGAGGCGGTTCTGGCCCGAGCTCGACCGCTGGGCCGTCCGGCAGGGCGTCGTCAGCGAGTTCGTCCGGTTCTCGCTCTTCCGGGAAGCGCTCCTCGACTACCCCGGCGAGACGGAGCAGAAGCTCCTGAACGTGGTGCGGGATCTGCGTCCGGATCCCGAGGCCCTGTGGATGGACTTCGAGCACAAGGTGCGGAAGAACGTCAAAAAGGCGAGGCGGAGCGACGTGCGCGTCGAGGTGGATCCCGCGGGAGCCCGGATCGAGGACTTCCTTCGCATCTACCGACAGACCCTGGACCGGCGCGGCGCCGACCCCGGCTACTACTTCTCCCCCGAGTTCTTCGCCTCGCTCCATCGCGTTCTCCCGGAACAGTTCGCTTATTTCCACGCCATCGCCGGCTCGCGGGTCGTCTCGACGGAGCTGGTGCTCCTCTCCGCGAGCACCGCGTACTCGCTCCTCGGCGGGACCGACCAGGACGCGTTCGAGCTGCGGCCGAACGACCTGCTGAAGTTCGAGATCATGCTCTGGCTGCGGCAGCGCGGGTTCGCTCGCTTCGTGCTCGGCGGCGGCTACGAGCCCGACGACGGGATCTTCAGGTACAAGGCCTCGTTCGCGCCGGGGTCCACCCTGCCCTTCGTCGTGGGAAAGCGAGTGCTGCTCCCCGACCTCTACGAGCGCTTGGTCGACTCCCGCCGGCAGAACGAGCGGAAGCTCGGCCGCGAGTGGTCGCCGAAGCTAGGGTACTTCCCGGAGTATCGGGGGTGA
- a CDS encoding DUF4870 domain-containing protein: MGEPQQGAGYVIAPEERGFAVLTHLSGLAGYIIPCGGVLVPIIILLMKKDSKVISSIAKQALFLNIGVFLTIAVTAVLWITIVLIPLVILLWILLALAAIALPIVGAVKASDGNYYRYPLVGVWPR, from the coding sequence ATGGGGGAGCCGCAACAGGGAGCCGGGTACGTGATCGCGCCCGAGGAGCGGGGCTTCGCCGTCTTGACGCATCTTTCGGGCCTGGCGGGCTACATCATCCCCTGCGGCGGGGTGCTGGTGCCGATCATCATCCTCCTGATGAAGAAGGACTCGAAGGTGATCTCGAGCATCGCCAAGCAGGCGCTCTTCCTCAACATCGGCGTCTTCCTGACGATCGCGGTCACCGCCGTGCTCTGGATCACCATCGTGCTGATTCCGCTCGTGATCCTGCTCTGGATCCTGCTGGCGCTGGCGGCGATCGCGCTGCCGATCGTCGGCGCGGTGAAGGCCTCGGACGGGAACTACTACCGCTACCCGCTGGTGGGTGTGTGGCCGAGGTGA
- a CDS encoding ribbon-helix-helix domain-containing protein — MRRKKVAISIDSTTLKRVDDLVYRAVFPNRSQAIETAVREKLARLEQGRLARECAKLDPAFERDLAEEGVAEDLRRWPEY; from the coding sequence ATGCGTCGTAAGAAGGTCGCCATCTCCATCGACTCGACCACGCTGAAACGGGTGGACGACCTCGTCTATCGCGCCGTCTTTCCGAATCGGAGCCAGGCCATCGAAACCGCCGTGCGGGAGAAGCTCGCCCGGCTCGAGCAGGGCCGCCTCGCCCGGGAATGCGCGAAGCTCGATCCCGCGTTCGAGCGGGACCTCGCGGAGGAGGGGGTCGCCGAGGATCTGCGCCGATGGCCCGAATACTGA
- a CDS encoding type II toxin-antitoxin system PemK/MazF family toxin: MARILRGEIRWADLSPSRGSEQAGRRPVLVLSQDVFNERSGTVIAVALTSRPQRAGFPLALEIASKGLPKRSWVKIGQIRTLAAERIGARIGRASPEEIEAVLEGFNEICGR, translated from the coding sequence ATGGCCCGAATACTGAGAGGCGAGATCCGCTGGGCCGACCTCAGCCCCTCGAGAGGGAGCGAGCAGGCCGGTAGGAGACCCGTTCTCGTCCTGAGCCAGGACGTGTTCAACGAGCGCTCGGGAACGGTCATCGCGGTCGCCCTGACGAGCCGTCCGCAGCGGGCGGGGTTTCCCCTGGCCCTCGAGATCGCGTCCAAAGGGCTGCCGAAGAGGTCGTGGGTGAAGATCGGCCAGATCCGGACGCTCGCCGCCGAGCGCATCGGAGCCCGGATCGGCCGGGCTTCGCCCGAGGAGATCGAGGCGGTCCTCGAGGGTTTCAACGAGATCTGCGGCCGCTGA
- a CDS encoding YceI family protein, producing the protein MSRRISRATAIGFLLLSALAPRLPAAERVVTLDPKASEVSFTLDTTFHTVHGTMRLTHGVLRFDSETGAASGEIEVDARGGETGNGRRDRKMHDAILESARFPAIAFRPQRVAGRVAETGRSDVRLAGAMSLHGADHPMTLPLSVTVDGGNVKAEARFEVPYVEWGMEDPSFLFVRAEKRVVVSVRAEGRIGAARAP; encoded by the coding sequence ATGAGCCGACGAATCTCGAGGGCCACGGCGATCGGATTCCTGCTCCTCTCCGCACTCGCACCCCGCCTCCCGGCCGCCGAGCGCGTGGTCACGCTCGACCCCAAGGCGAGCGAGGTCTCGTTCACGCTCGACACGACGTTCCACACCGTCCACGGAACCATGCGCCTGACCCACGGCGTGCTCCGCTTCGATTCCGAGACCGGCGCGGCCTCGGGCGAGATCGAGGTGGACGCCCGGGGCGGGGAGACGGGGAATGGAAGGCGCGACCGGAAGATGCACGACGCGATCCTCGAGAGCGCGCGGTTCCCGGCGATCGCGTTCCGTCCGCAGCGCGTCGCGGGGCGCGTGGCGGAAACGGGCCGCAGCGACGTGAGGCTCGCGGGAGCGATGAGCCTCCACGGCGCGGATCACCCGATGACGCTCCCTTTGAGCGTGACCGTGGACGGCGGGAACGTGAAGGCCGAGGCTCGGTTCGAGGTGCCCTACGTCGAGTGGGGTATGGAGGACCCGAGCTTCCTGTTCGTCCGGGCCGAGAAGCGCGTGGTCGTGTCCGTGCGCGCGGAGGGGCGGATCGGCGCCGCGCGGGCTCCTTGA
- a CDS encoding ATP-binding protein — translation MVESVLGLDYRGCRALLEERLREPAPGRVQILTGPRQVGKTTLLLDLARHRSGGTVYAAADGPEARLPGFWERTWAEAEDQAHRRRKAYLFLDEVQHVADWAIRLKGNWDRLRRERIPLHVVVSGSSAVRLGAGSKESLAGRFERLTLNHWPASALVGVLGLGRKNAPRDLVRWGSYPGAVPLRSDPARWRAYVRDAIVEPAIGRDVLALGVVRKPALLRQVFWICVASPAQIVSVQKLRGRLDDPGSLETVAHYLTLLEDAYLVAALERYSARVIRRRSAPPKIVVLNNALLAAGDPLGAPDPSKDPARFGAWVENACLAHAWNQGQHVSYWREEPFEVDAILDGTWGRWAIEVKSGPFEVSDLRDLLEFCRREPRFRPLVVTGEKGAAAAGRAGVPSVTWPEFLLEGPPRD, via the coding sequence ATGGTCGAATCGGTGCTCGGGCTGGACTACCGAGGGTGCCGCGCCCTCCTGGAGGAGCGCCTCAGGGAGCCGGCGCCCGGACGGGTCCAGATCCTCACCGGGCCGCGTCAGGTCGGGAAGACGACCCTCCTGCTCGACCTGGCGCGCCATCGGAGCGGAGGCACGGTCTATGCCGCCGCCGACGGGCCCGAGGCGAGGCTCCCGGGGTTCTGGGAGCGGACCTGGGCCGAAGCCGAGGACCAAGCGCATCGTCGCCGGAAGGCCTACCTGTTCCTCGACGAGGTCCAGCACGTCGCCGACTGGGCCATCCGCCTCAAAGGGAACTGGGACCGACTCCGGCGCGAGCGGATCCCGCTCCACGTGGTCGTCTCGGGGTCGTCGGCCGTCAGACTCGGAGCGGGGTCGAAGGAGAGCCTCGCGGGCCGCTTCGAGCGGCTCACCCTGAACCACTGGCCCGCGTCGGCGCTGGTCGGTGTCCTGGGTCTCGGCCGCAAGAACGCCCCACGGGATCTCGTCCGTTGGGGCTCCTACCCGGGAGCCGTCCCCCTGCGGAGCGATCCCGCGCGCTGGCGCGCCTACGTCCGGGATGCGATCGTGGAGCCCGCGATCGGACGCGACGTCCTCGCGCTGGGCGTCGTGCGGAAGCCGGCGCTCCTGCGTCAGGTCTTCTGGATCTGCGTCGCCTCACCCGCGCAGATCGTGTCGGTTCAGAAGCTCCGTGGACGACTCGACGATCCGGGGTCCCTCGAGACCGTCGCCCACTACCTCACGCTGCTGGAGGACGCTTACCTCGTCGCTGCGCTCGAGAGGTACTCCGCCCGGGTCATCCGGCGCCGGAGCGCCCCTCCCAAGATCGTGGTCCTCAACAACGCGTTGCTCGCCGCAGGCGATCCCCTCGGCGCGCCCGACCCCTCGAAGGACCCCGCACGGTTCGGCGCGTGGGTGGAGAACGCCTGCCTCGCTCACGCCTGGAACCAGGGGCAGCACGTTTCCTACTGGCGCGAGGAGCCGTTCGAGGTGGACGCGATTCTGGACGGGACCTGGGGGCGCTGGGCGATCGAGGTGAAGAGCGGTCCGTTCGAAGTTTCCGATCTCAGAGACCTCCTGGAGTTCTGCCGCCGCGAGCCGCGCTTTCGGCCGCTGGTCGTGACCGGCGAGAAGGGAGCCGCTGCCGCCGGAAGAGCGGGTGTCCCGTCGGTGACCTGGCCGGAGTTCCTGCTCGAGGGCCCGCCTCGGGACTGA